The segment GACAAAGAATCGCAAACCATAAATACCAATGTATTAGGCGTTACTAAATTATATGTGTTGGCATATAATTTATTTAGAAAACAACAATTTGGGCATTTAGTAGGCATCTCATCTATTGCCTCTATAAGAGGAAGCAGATCTGCGCCTGTATATTTTGCATCAAAAGCCTATCAAAAAGCGTATTTAGAGAGTTTGTATCTTAAAACAAAAACGATTAAATCTAAAAAGGTATTTATCACAGACATTCGCCCTGGTTTTGTAGATACACCAATGGCTTTAGGAGAACACGTTTTTTGGTTGGTTCCTGTAGAAAAATCTGCAAAACAAATATACACCGCCATTAAAAAGAAGAAAAGAGTTGCCTATGTTTCTAAACGTTGGGTCTTAGTTGCTTGGGTTTTAAAAATTGCACCCGCTTGGTTGTTAAAAAAGATGATGTAAGGTTTAGTTGGCAGTTTTTAATTGACAGTTGGCAGTTGACAGTTCAAGTAATTGCGACTTTCGTGGCAATTGTAGTGAAAACAAGAATAACAAAGAAAGAATAATAAATAAAATAAGAATGTCATTCCGATGAAGAATGAGGAGGAATCTTAAAAATAAAATATATGAAACACAAAATAGCAGCAGTAACCCAATTTCACACCGCATTTAAATTAAACATGAATCAAAAACCAATTGCACATATTGGAGAAGACAGAAATAGGCTTCGTTTTAATTTAATGAAAGAAGAAAATGAAGAATATTTAGAAGCTGCTCAAGAGAATGATTTGG is part of the Polaribacter sp. SA4-10 genome and harbors:
- a CDS encoding SDR family NAD(P)-dependent oxidoreductase; its protein translation is MKNAIVFGATSGIGKSLTEILVKEGYRVAVTGRRLEKLEALKTAYPTQILVKHNDIQDLEAVEKVFTEIVNEFKTIDLVVQSSGVGYVNPKLEWDKESQTINTNVLGVTKLYVLAYNLFRKQQFGHLVGISSIASIRGSRSAPVYFASKAYQKAYLESLYLKTKTIKSKKVFITDIRPGFVDTPMALGEHVFWLVPVEKSAKQIYTAIKKKKRVAYVSKRWVLVAWVLKIAPAWLLKKMM